In the Alphaproteobacteria bacterium genome, GACGGCGGGTTTTCTTTTGATCCGCCTCCATCAACCAGCGGCGCCTGCGCCGCCAACGAATGGAGGACATCCATGTCCCTCTTCTCACGACGCTCCCTGCTCTCGTCCGCATTGCTCGTTGGCCTGCTGCCGACGAGCTTGCTTGCCGCCGACAAGCCGAAGGAAATCCGCATCGACTGGGCGACCTACAATCCGGTCTCGATGGTGCTCAAGGAGAAGGGCCTGCTCGAGAAGGAGTTCGCCAAGGACGGCATCGGCATCCGCTGGGTGCAGACGCTCGGCTCCAACAAGGCGCTGGAATTTTTGAACGCCGGCTCGATCGACTTCGGTTCGAGCGCAGGCTCGGCCGCGCTGCTCTCCAAGATCAACGGCAATCCGATCAAGTCGATCTACGTCTACTCGCAACCCGAATGGACCGCGCTGGTCACGACCAAGGACTCCAAGATCGCAAAGATCGAGGATCTGAAAGGCAAGCGCGTCGCGGTGACGCGCGGCACCGATCCGCACATCTTCCTGGTACGCGCGCTGCAATCGGTCGGCCTGACCGAAAAGGACATCCAGCCGGTGCTGCTGCAGCATCCGGACGGCAAGACCGCGCTGATCCGCGGCGACGTCGATGCCTGGGCCGGCCTTGATCCGATGATGGCGCAGGCCGAGATCGAAGACGGCGCGAAGCTGTTCTACCGCAACAAGGCGGCCAACACCTGGGGCATCCTCAATGCGCGCGAGGAGTTCCTCAAGGATCACCCGGATCTCGTGAAGCGCGTGCTCGCGGTCTATGAGGAGGCGCGCAAATATTCGCTCGCCAACTATGCCGAGGAGAAGCACGCATTCCAGGCCGCGACCAAGCTCTCCGATGCGATCGCCGACAAGCAGCTCAAGGAGCGCACCACCATCACCTACAACAAGATCGGGCCTGAGCAGCGCGACTCGATCCTTCAGGCCGGCCTCGCGTTGCAGAAGGCCGGCGTGATCAAGGCGGATGTCGACGTGAAGAAAACGCTCGACGATCTGGTCGATGACAAGTGGGTGGCGGTGACGAACTAGGAGTCTGCGCTGCGCTAGCCACGCGCTCCCACCCCCCCCTCCAGGGGAGGGTGGGAGCCCGCGGAACCGCTGCACCAAACGCACATTGCAATTGCCCGCTGCCCCATGTCTCTTTCATCTGTGACCATCGCGGAACCAGCCCTCGCCCAAGGCGAAGCCAGATCGCTCGCGCGTTATCTCAAGCCGATGCTCGGCC is a window encoding:
- a CDS encoding aliphatic sulfonate ABC transporter substrate-binding protein, with translation MSLFSRRSLLSSALLVGLLPTSLLAADKPKEIRIDWATYNPVSMVLKEKGLLEKEFAKDGIGIRWVQTLGSNKALEFLNAGSIDFGSSAGSAALLSKINGNPIKSIYVYSQPEWTALVTTKDSKIAKIEDLKGKRVAVTRGTDPHIFLVRALQSVGLTEKDIQPVLLQHPDGKTALIRGDVDAWAGLDPMMAQAEIEDGAKLFYRNKAANTWGILNAREEFLKDHPDLVKRVLAVYEEARKYSLANYAEEKHAFQAATKLSDAIADKQLKERTTITYNKIGPEQRDSILQAGLALQKAGVIKADVDVKKTLDDLVDDKWVAVTN